A window of Castanea sativa cultivar Marrone di Chiusa Pesio chromosome 1, ASM4071231v1 contains these coding sequences:
- the LOC142618228 gene encoding ER membrane protein complex subunit 7 homolog codes for MRSKPVILVLFVHLCLSLLSFSLAISSGDGYTITGRVKIQSMGVKGFGAQAKSSNVKVILNGGQRVTFLRHDGSFSFYNVPAGTHLIEVDALGYYFSPVRVDVSARFPGKIQAALTENRRGLGELVLEPMRVEQYYEIREPFNVMSVVKSPMGLMMGFMLVVMFLMPKLMENMDPEEMRRAQEEMRNQGVPSLSSLLPGAARSS; via the exons ATGAGATCCAAACCGGTTATTCTCGTACTTTTCGTGCATTTATGTCTCTccttgctctctttctctctcgcGATCTCATCTGG TGACGGTTACACCATTACTGGTCGAGTGAAGATTCAaa GTATGGGTGTGAAAGGTTTTGGTGCACAAGCAAAATCATCAAATGTCAAAGTTATACTAAACGGTGGCCAAAGGGTTACTTTTCTGAGACATGATGGATCTTTCTCATT CTATAATGTGCCTGCGGGAACTCATCTAATTGAAGTTGATGCTTTAGGCTATTACTTCTCTCCG GTCCGGGTTGATGTCAGCGCCAGATTTCCAGGCAAGATTCAGGCAGCACTGACAGAGAACAGGAGGGGTCTTGGCGAGTTGGTTTTAGAGCCAATGAGAGTGGAACAGTATTATGAG ATAAGGGAACCCTTTAACGTTATGTCTGTTGTGAAGAGCCCAATGGGTCTGATGATGGGATTTATGCTGGTTGTTATGTTTTTAATGCCCAAATTAATGGAAAACATGG ATCCTGAGGAAATGAGGCGAGCACAAGAGGAAATGAGGAACCAAGGGGTTCCATCTCTTTCAAGCTTGCTACCTGGTGCTGCGAGGAGTAGTTAA